The Eriocheir sinensis breed Jianghai 21 chromosome 21, ASM2467909v1, whole genome shotgun sequence genome includes a region encoding these proteins:
- the LOC127001834 gene encoding uncharacterized protein LOC127001834 produces MWSDNSHSEGFHYAHPFPHAPALDKLCLHSRLGCVLAGGIRRASSKGETGPSFLAQLQDPPPAPSATEVSAEAAVFVAVIVVFYAAIIVILLGTNMRKPRSALARSRSRSRSRSRSRSRSRSRHRHEAVLDPENGNVSTKQTRKKKRDLEYSGERVENV; encoded by the exons ATGTGGTCAGACAACTCCCACAGCGAGGGTTTCCACTAcgcccaccccttccctcacgcTCCCGCCCTCGACAAGCTCTGTTTGCACtcaag gCTGGGGTGCGTGCTAGCGGGCGGCATCAGGCGGGCCAGTTCCAAGGGAGAGACGGGCCCCTCCTTCCTCGCCCAGCTGCAGgacccgccccccgccccctcagCCACGGAGGTCTCTGCCGAGGCCGCCGTCTTCGTGGCC GTCATCGTGGTGTTCTATGCGGCTATCATCGTCATCCTTCTGGGCACCAACATGCGGAAACCTCGATCTGCACTGGCTCGTTCCCGTTCTCGATCTCGTtcccgctctcgctctcgctcccgCTCCCGCTCGAGGCACCGACATGAGGCAGTGCTGGACCCAGAGAACGGCAACGTGTCCACCAagcagacgaggaagaagaagagggacttGGAATACAGCGGCGAGCGGGTGGAGAACGTGTAG